A genomic window from Agrobacterium tumefaciens includes:
- a CDS encoding TonB-dependent hemoglobin/transferrin/lactoferrin family receptor yields MRLHICVTGSGRKAGKQACRAMLLATTAVVVSISMPVFAQTGPDAANSQRPNGEQGATRPFNIPAQSLSSVVGAFGRQSGLQVTLATPSAGNVRTNAVTGSFTVREALSRLLAGTGVNFRIAGNGRTVIIGTGESTVDLSGAEGTTVLETITLTGKTGRNSIAGSGYQGTPDWVYETPASVSVVGREAIQSAGVRNTRDVFNRVSGVYAGEGNGSFPTVSPNVRGLQESGRVVVSIDGARQNAQRGFSTGGASIYSANNGQAYVDAAFIRAVEVEKMTSATSGNAGSLGGKVEFRTVSAADIIPEGANKGGEVNISRGTNGYDFQGSVLAAVREPDGPLSFVVGYSRTIMDEYKIGTRGEARSTALTMKDLLGRDGWSSFFKGEGDFGDVKASLSWMHQQNDFVQGAAEQIDRESVRNDSIVAKLDWDPESELIDFKSSLWLNDNMTHELRSARPGYAVETNLDMGLRSFGGSVENTSRFDTKAGELSLNYGAEAFRDISSSVATSSAITNNPAFASSYTAFSPPGRRDVASLFLNGELEPADWIVISGGVRYDWSRLKGKSTYYDEISYLRTITVACDPIGNNYTASQYYYAVFLPQNPGTNITEARFLSRVWSTVSSTCMPGTGPSATRYDPVVENPAYEMDIDRTYSAWLPSATIELKPFDWFRPYVSYSQSLRPPTTLEAFFAGARPGDSVGYEYAPNQFLRAEKATTYEIGANMSFDGVLLDHDSVRIKMAAFRREVKDYIALGYLVTDQVANRTYTSFVNLDGTTYMRGLEFEGNYDARSFWLGGSATLLKTDWPDKTQVFSNGTTTTSGEIVAWPGDVAPKVKLTLDGGMRFLDEKLSLGARLNHVTPTQSRTLDTEGNLREVTDPYTTVDLYGSYAFNDKATLRFAVNNLTDRKYIPATSAYTAPGRTFIATMNVKF; encoded by the coding sequence ATGCGCCTCCATATATGTGTAACCGGTTCGGGCAGAAAAGCGGGAAAGCAGGCGTGCAGAGCCATGCTGCTGGCGACGACGGCTGTCGTTGTTTCAATCTCGATGCCGGTTTTTGCGCAGACTGGACCTGATGCCGCCAATAGCCAGCGCCCGAATGGCGAGCAGGGCGCAACGCGGCCGTTCAACATTCCTGCACAGTCGCTGTCATCCGTGGTAGGCGCCTTCGGGCGGCAATCCGGCCTTCAGGTCACGCTGGCCACGCCATCGGCGGGCAATGTGCGCACCAACGCCGTCACCGGCAGTTTCACGGTGCGGGAGGCTCTGTCGCGGTTGCTGGCGGGTACGGGCGTCAATTTCCGCATCGCCGGAAATGGCAGAACCGTCATCATCGGCACGGGGGAATCGACCGTCGATCTTTCCGGGGCGGAGGGCACGACGGTTCTCGAAACCATTACCTTGACCGGTAAAACCGGACGCAACTCCATTGCCGGCTCGGGTTATCAGGGGACGCCAGACTGGGTTTATGAAACGCCCGCAAGCGTCAGCGTGGTCGGCCGCGAGGCGATCCAGTCGGCAGGCGTGCGCAACACCCGCGATGTTTTCAACCGGGTCTCCGGCGTTTATGCCGGCGAGGGTAATGGCAGCTTCCCGACCGTTTCGCCCAATGTGCGCGGTTTGCAGGAAAGCGGCCGCGTGGTCGTCTCCATCGATGGCGCGCGGCAGAATGCGCAGCGTGGGTTCAGCACCGGCGGCGCATCGATTTATTCTGCCAATAACGGCCAGGCCTATGTGGACGCCGCCTTCATACGCGCTGTCGAGGTCGAAAAAATGACGAGCGCCACATCCGGCAATGCCGGTTCGCTGGGCGGAAAGGTCGAGTTCCGAACCGTCAGCGCTGCAGATATTATCCCTGAGGGTGCGAACAAAGGCGGCGAGGTGAATATTTCCCGCGGCACCAATGGTTACGATTTTCAGGGTTCGGTTTTGGCTGCTGTCCGAGAGCCGGATGGCCCACTCTCCTTCGTTGTCGGTTACAGCCGCACAATCATGGATGAATACAAGATCGGCACCAGAGGCGAGGCCCGAAGCACCGCCTTGACCATGAAGGACCTGCTTGGCCGGGATGGCTGGTCTAGTTTTTTCAAGGGTGAAGGTGACTTCGGGGATGTGAAGGCGTCGCTGTCGTGGATGCACCAGCAGAATGATTTCGTTCAGGGCGCCGCCGAACAGATAGACCGGGAGAGCGTGCGTAACGACAGCATCGTTGCCAAGCTGGACTGGGACCCCGAAAGCGAACTCATAGACTTCAAGTCCTCGCTGTGGCTGAACGATAATATGACGCACGAATTGCGTTCGGCGCGTCCCGGATATGCTGTTGAAACGAACCTTGACATGGGCTTGCGGAGTTTCGGGGGTAGCGTCGAAAACACCAGCCGTTTCGATACTAAAGCGGGTGAGCTCAGCCTGAATTATGGCGCGGAAGCTTTCAGGGACATTTCCTCGTCGGTTGCCACTAGCTCTGCCATTACGAACAACCCCGCCTTTGCCAGCAGCTATACCGCTTTCAGCCCGCCCGGGCGGCGTGATGTCGCAAGCCTGTTTTTAAACGGTGAACTTGAGCCCGCGGACTGGATAGTGATAAGCGGCGGCGTGCGATATGACTGGTCGCGTCTGAAGGGCAAGTCGACATATTACGATGAAATTTCGTACCTGCGCACGATCACTGTTGCATGCGACCCGATCGGAAACAATTATACAGCATCGCAATATTACTACGCTGTTTTTCTACCACAGAATCCCGGTACAAATATTACGGAGGCAAGATTCCTTAGCCGGGTCTGGAGCACTGTTTCGTCCACATGCATGCCTGGAACCGGGCCATCGGCTACGCGATACGATCCCGTCGTAGAAAACCCCGCCTATGAGATGGACATTGACCGTACCTACAGTGCATGGCTGCCCTCCGCCACGATAGAACTAAAGCCGTTCGATTGGTTCCGCCCCTATGTGAGCTATTCCCAGAGCCTGCGTCCGCCAACAACTCTTGAGGCTTTTTTCGCCGGTGCACGCCCAGGGGATTCCGTTGGTTACGAGTATGCTCCGAACCAATTTCTAAGGGCCGAAAAAGCAACGACCTATGAAATCGGCGCGAATATGAGTTTTGACGGTGTGTTACTGGACCACGATTCCGTGCGCATCAAGATGGCCGCCTTCCGCCGCGAGGTTAAGGATTATATCGCTCTTGGTTATCTCGTCACGGATCAGGTCGCGAACCGCACCTATACCAGCTTCGTCAATCTCGATGGAACGACTTACATGCGTGGGCTCGAATTCGAGGGCAATTATGATGCGCGGAGCTTTTGGCTCGGCGGCTCGGCAACGCTGCTGAAGACTGACTGGCCGGACAAAACACAGGTATTTTCGAACGGCACGACCACGACAAGCGGTGAGATCGTCGCGTGGCCAGGCGATGTCGCGCCCAAGGTGAAGCTCACGCTCGATGGTGGCATGCGTTTTCTAGACGAAAAACTCTCTCTGGGAGCGCGGCTCAACCATGTCACGCCAACGCAGTCGCGCACGCTCGATACGGAGGGCAATCTGCGCGAGGTGACCGATCCCTACACGACGGTCGACCTCTACGGTTCCTATGCCTTCAACGACAAGGCGACACTTCGTTTCGCCGTCAACAATCTGACGGACCGCAAATATATTCCGGCCACCAGCGCCTACACCGCGCCTGGCCGCACTTTTATCGCAACGATGAACGTGAAGTTCTGA
- a CDS encoding FecR family protein, with amino-acid sequence MTIDPDRKIELPDGKAEEAADWLIRLQAGSVEPRLKAEFDRWLVASPANRLAWERTCKTWRNLGLVEPAFKNLWEDAPHLPANAEKQLPRRRFSVRHYVGMAMAAASLCLAVFFVPAFFVRIEADYQTSTAESRTITLEDGSRVQLAAASALSTDFTDGRRNVKVLKGEAFFDVVPDSARPFVVETKNVTVQVLGTAFDVDLTDGITQVALAHGSVEASFRNAAPTRLIPGEMLIVDASGAIRKESVSVEDIGGWRNGELYVVDATIGSVVEQIQRYHPAWLTMADKRLAEQRVTGFYDLRDPDRALEALVEPYRGKVHAIGGSARIITRF; translated from the coding sequence CTGACGGGAAGGCGGAAGAGGCGGCTGACTGGCTGATACGTCTGCAGGCGGGATCGGTGGAGCCGCGGCTGAAGGCAGAGTTTGATCGATGGCTGGTTGCCTCGCCGGCAAACCGTCTTGCCTGGGAGCGGACATGCAAGACATGGCGCAACCTCGGTCTGGTTGAACCGGCTTTCAAGAACCTCTGGGAAGATGCACCCCACCTGCCGGCTAACGCTGAAAAACAGTTGCCGCGACGGCGCTTCTCCGTTCGCCATTATGTCGGCATGGCCATGGCTGCGGCGTCGCTCTGTCTTGCCGTGTTTTTCGTACCTGCTTTTTTCGTCCGTATCGAGGCGGATTATCAGACCAGTACAGCCGAAAGCCGCACCATAACCCTTGAAGACGGTAGCAGGGTGCAACTTGCCGCCGCGAGTGCGCTTTCCACCGATTTTACCGATGGCCGCCGTAATGTGAAAGTGCTGAAGGGCGAAGCCTTTTTTGATGTCGTGCCGGATAGCGCACGACCCTTCGTGGTGGAGACGAAGAACGTCACCGTTCAGGTGCTGGGCACGGCTTTCGATGTCGATCTCACGGATGGCATAACGCAGGTCGCGCTTGCGCATGGCTCGGTGGAAGCATCCTTCCGCAATGCGGCGCCTACACGGCTCATCCCCGGCGAGATGCTGATTGTCGACGCCTCCGGCGCAATCCGAAAGGAGAGCGTGTCCGTGGAGGATATAGGCGGCTGGCGCAATGGTGAGCTTTATGTGGTGGATGCGACGATCGGCTCGGTCGTGGAGCAGATACAGCGCTATCATCCGGCATGGCTGACGATGGCGGACAAAAGGCTGGCCGAGCAGCGGGTAACGGGTTTTTACGATCTTCGCGACCCCGACCGCGCGTTGGAAGCATTGGTGGAACCTTACCGGGGCAAGGTGCATGCGATTGGCGGCAGCGCCCGCATCATCACCCGCTTCTGA